The Exiguobacterium aurantiacum DSM 6208 genome includes a window with the following:
- a CDS encoding PTS transporter subunit IIBC has protein sequence MKQLISFDFWQKLGKALMVVIAVMPAAGLMISIGKLIGMSAGDVGILLTTARIIEDLGWGIIVNLHILFAVAIGGSWAKDKAGGAFAALIAFILINRVTGAIFNVNGAMLQDSTATVKSLFGADLVVADYFTSVLGSPALNMGVFVGIIAGFLGGALYNKFYNFNKLPNALSFFNGKRFVPFVVILGSVLAAIALSIVWPTIQGALNSFGEWIATSRNTAPVLAPFIYGALERLLLPFGLHHMLTVPMNYTELGGTYTILTGATAGSVVAGQDPLWLAWVTDLVNLRAAGDTAAYNALLADVVPARFKVGQVLLSFAALIGAAYAMYRNVDADKKAQYKPMFLSAGLAVFLTGVTEPIEFMFMFVAPVLYVVYALMAGAAFALADIIDLRVHAFGAIELLTRIPMIVKAGLLQDLINFFLVAIAFFFINFGVFNFFIKKMNLPTPGRNGNYMEEVSEKSTVTGNEQVMGIIALLGGEENIEDVDACMTRLRVTVKDMSLVSEESEWKKNGAMGLILKDRGVQAIYGPKADVLKSDIQDVIGA, from the coding sequence GGCAAACTCATCGGTATGTCTGCCGGAGACGTCGGCATCTTGCTGACGACAGCTCGTATCATTGAAGACTTAGGTTGGGGAATTATCGTTAACCTACATATCTTGTTCGCGGTCGCCATCGGTGGCTCGTGGGCAAAAGACAAAGCGGGCGGTGCCTTTGCCGCGCTCATCGCTTTCATCTTGATCAACCGCGTCACAGGCGCCATCTTCAACGTCAACGGCGCTATGCTTCAAGATTCGACAGCGACCGTGAAGTCGCTCTTTGGAGCCGACCTCGTCGTCGCCGACTATTTCACGTCTGTTCTCGGTTCTCCTGCCCTCAACATGGGTGTGTTCGTCGGGATCATCGCCGGTTTCCTCGGTGGTGCGCTCTACAACAAGTTCTACAACTTCAACAAATTGCCGAACGCCCTCTCGTTCTTTAACGGAAAGCGTTTCGTCCCATTCGTCGTCATCCTCGGTTCAGTCCTCGCGGCCATCGCGCTCTCAATCGTCTGGCCGACGATTCAAGGAGCACTCAACAGCTTCGGTGAATGGATCGCGACGTCACGCAACACGGCACCAGTCCTCGCGCCGTTCATCTACGGGGCACTCGAGCGTTTGCTCTTGCCGTTCGGTTTGCACCACATGCTCACCGTACCAATGAACTATACGGAGCTCGGCGGCACGTACACGATTTTGACAGGTGCGACAGCCGGCTCGGTCGTCGCCGGACAAGATCCGCTCTGGTTGGCATGGGTGACGGACCTCGTCAACCTTCGTGCTGCTGGTGATACAGCTGCTTACAACGCACTCCTCGCGGACGTCGTCCCGGCCCGTTTCAAAGTCGGACAAGTGCTCTTGTCGTTCGCCGCGCTCATCGGTGCCGCCTACGCGATGTACCGTAACGTCGACGCTGACAAGAAAGCACAATACAAGCCGATGTTCTTATCGGCCGGTCTCGCTGTCTTCTTGACAGGTGTCACAGAACCGATCGAGTTCATGTTCATGTTTGTCGCGCCAGTGCTCTACGTCGTTTATGCGCTTATGGCCGGTGCCGCCTTCGCCTTGGCGGACATCATCGACCTGCGTGTTCACGCGTTCGGTGCCATCGAGTTGCTCACGCGCATCCCGATGATCGTCAAAGCGGGTCTCCTTCAAGACTTGATCAACTTCTTCCTCGTCGCCATCGCGTTCTTCTTCATCAACTTCGGTGTGTTCAACTTCTTCATCAAGAAGATGAACTTGCCGACGCCAGGACGTAACGGCAACTACATGGAAGAAGTCAGCGAGAAATCGACTGTTACCGGCAACGAGCAGGTCATGGGGATTATCGCCCTTCTCGGTGGGGAAGAAAATATTGAAGACGTCGACGCGTGCATGACACGTCTGCGCGTCACGGTTAAAGATATGTCACTCGTCTCGGAAGAGAGCGAATGGAAAAAGAACGGCGCCATGGGTCTCATCTTGAAAGACCGCGGTGTCCAAGCAATCTACGGCCCGAAAGCCGACGTATTGAAGTCAGACATTCAAGACGTCATCGGAGCATAA
- a CDS encoding endonuclease/exonuclease/phosphatase family protein — MNILTLNCHAWLEDRQQEKIDFIVERIASEEYDIIALQEVNQHKEAPIVDGIVRENNFAHVLVERLKEVGVTYHMTWDFAHYGYDVYEEGVAILSRTPFLSTESFFVSKTTDPNNYKSRKIVKAMVDGFDAPTAVYSCHLGWWHDEEEPVRHQLDELLRRVEDDDRALLLGDFNNDAFIRGEGYDYLMDHGLQDLFTLATEREGDATVQGKIAGWDENKQALRIDLMLTNAPIHVSRHAVVFNGENGPIVSDHAGVEATAFWR, encoded by the coding sequence GTGAACATTTTGACGCTCAACTGCCACGCCTGGTTAGAAGACCGCCAACAAGAAAAAATCGATTTCATCGTCGAACGGATCGCGAGCGAGGAGTATGATATCATCGCGCTCCAAGAGGTGAATCAACACAAAGAGGCCCCGATTGTCGACGGAATCGTCCGTGAGAACAACTTCGCCCACGTGCTCGTCGAACGCTTGAAAGAAGTCGGCGTGACGTATCACATGACGTGGGACTTCGCCCACTACGGCTACGATGTCTATGAAGAAGGCGTCGCCATTCTCTCGCGCACCCCGTTTTTATCGACCGAGTCGTTCTTCGTCTCGAAGACGACCGATCCGAACAACTACAAGTCTCGGAAGATCGTCAAAGCGATGGTCGATGGATTTGATGCGCCGACGGCCGTCTACTCTTGTCATCTCGGTTGGTGGCACGACGAAGAAGAACCTGTCCGTCATCAGCTCGATGAATTGTTGCGTCGTGTCGAGGATGATGACCGCGCCCTTCTCCTCGGTGACTTCAACAACGACGCCTTCATCCGCGGGGAAGGTTACGATTATTTGATGGATCACGGTCTACAGGACCTGTTCACGCTCGCGACGGAACGTGAAGGTGACGCGACCGTCCAAGGTAAGATCGCCGGATGGGACGAGAACAAGCAGGCGCTCCGGATCGACTTGATGTTGACGAACGCGCCGATCCACGTGTCTCGACATGCCGTCGTCTTTAACGGTGAGAACGGCCCCATCGTCTCCGACCATGCCGGTGTCGAAGCGACCGCGTTTTGGCGTTAA
- a CDS encoding MFS transporter, with protein sequence MTTTSSLSRTDWTLILSLALLTFVLGTSEFVIVGILPDIADGLSISIATAGTLVSAFAITFAIGTPLTMSFTSHLPKRKLMLTLTALFIVFNLFSSLAPTYAILLTLRMLTAVVTGVLISLAMLVASESVPPGKRGIAISFIFGGFTMANVFGVPLGTLIGQRSGWETTFILTTVLGVVAFIAVYRVVPSQLTSAKTSIADQLRLLTNPRILIAFFIPAFGFGATYVVYTYLVPILKDVLGVPVAWVSPILLAYGFISIFSNMAAGKIASHNPIGRLRFVFLIQAFVLAALYVTTSNVTLGLINIALMSFMAILLTTSTQLYLIDLAEKFNPDAKGLASSLMPVASNVGIGMGSALGGLVYANAPVMTLALVAGAVALVTALLTTVSYTLDRR encoded by the coding sequence TTGACGACTACCTCATCGCTCAGTCGCACGGACTGGACGCTTATCTTATCGCTCGCCCTCTTAACGTTCGTGCTCGGGACGAGCGAGTTCGTCATCGTCGGGATCTTGCCCGACATCGCCGATGGGCTATCCATCTCGATTGCGACGGCCGGTACGCTCGTATCGGCGTTCGCCATCACGTTCGCCATCGGGACACCGCTCACGATGTCATTCACGAGCCATTTACCGAAACGAAAGCTCATGCTCACGCTGACGGCCCTCTTTATCGTCTTCAACTTGTTCAGCAGCCTCGCGCCGACGTACGCCATCTTGCTCACACTTCGAATGTTGACCGCTGTCGTGACCGGTGTCCTCATCTCGCTCGCCATGCTCGTCGCGAGCGAATCGGTACCACCCGGAAAGCGCGGCATCGCCATCTCGTTCATCTTCGGTGGGTTCACGATGGCGAACGTGTTCGGTGTCCCACTCGGCACGTTAATCGGGCAACGGAGCGGTTGGGAGACGACGTTCATCTTGACGACCGTCTTAGGTGTCGTCGCATTCATCGCCGTCTACCGTGTCGTCCCGAGCCAGTTGACGAGCGCGAAGACGTCGATTGCCGATCAATTGCGCCTGTTGACGAACCCTCGGATTTTAATCGCGTTCTTCATCCCGGCTTTCGGCTTCGGTGCGACGTATGTCGTCTACACGTACCTCGTCCCGATTTTAAAAGACGTGCTCGGTGTGCCGGTCGCTTGGGTCAGCCCGATTCTGTTAGCTTACGGGTTCATCTCGATCTTCAGCAACATGGCGGCTGGAAAGATTGCGAGCCACAATCCGATCGGCCGTCTGCGTTTCGTTTTTCTCATCCAGGCGTTCGTCTTGGCGGCCCTGTATGTGACGACGTCGAATGTGACGCTCGGTCTCATCAATATCGCGCTCATGTCATTCATGGCCATCCTGCTCACGACTTCGACGCAACTGTATTTAATCGATTTGGCCGAGAAGTTCAATCCGGACGCGAAAGGACTCGCTTCGTCACTCATGCCAGTGGCAAGCAATGTCGGGATTGGGATGGGCTCTGCGCTCGGCGGACTCGTCTACGCGAACGCACCCGTCATGAC